ATGCGGGCAATATCAACTCCACAAAGGACACCGTCTTCCTTAGGAAAAATTATCCCCAGTGTCTGTGAATCAGGTGGCACGATTGGATCGGTTGTGATATCACCTTTGCCGAGATCTTCCTTTAAGGCATTTCTTACTATTTTTCTTATTTTGCTTTCAAAAGTATTGATATTACCTCCTTTTTAAAAATTTCTAATTTTTTTATTATATCGTCTTTCACTAATTTCCATTTTTTTCTTTATCTCTTTTATTTTATCCCTGAGTTCCGCAGCCTTCTCAAATTCCATTAGAGATACCGCATCAGCCATTTCCTTATAAAGCCTTTCTATTTCTTCGAAGGATTCTTCTTCTTTTTTATCTTCAGATAATAATCTATCTGCTACAGAGGTTGCCTTGAGAATCTCTTCTTTTGTTTTCACAATACTGCGCGGTGTGATATTGTGAATGCGATTGTATTCAATCTGTTTGTTGCGACGGCGTTCCATCTCAGATAGTGCTCTTTTCATTGAGTCCGTTGTTTCGTCAGCATAAAGTATGACTTCACTACGGACATTCCGTGCAGCACGACCTGCTGTCTGTATCAAAGACCTTTCGCTTCTTAAAAATCCTTCACGGTCAGCATCAAGGATTGCGACGAGCCCAACTTCAGGAAGGTCAAGCCCTTCCCTTAATAAATTTATGCCAATCAGGACATCAAATTCGCCGAGTCTCAAACCGCGTAGTATCTCAACCCTCTGTATTGCATCAATCTCTGAATGCATATAACGAACTCTTATACCAATTTCATTGAGATACTGGGCGAGTTCTTCAGCCATCCTTTTAGTAAGGGTTGTGACCAATACCCGCTCATTATTAGAAATATGTTTCTGGATTTCGTTGATCAAATCGTCAACCTGATTGCTTGCTGGTTTCACAACAACCTGAGGATCAACAATACCGGTAGGCCTCACAATCTGTTCAACTATCCGATTATTAGATTTCTTTATCTCCCATTCTGCAGGCGTTGCAGAGATACAGATTGCCTGATTGATTAGAGATTCAAATTCATCAAATTTTAATGGTCTGTTTTCTAATGCTGATGGTAGTCTAAATCCATATTCTACAAGGGTCAACTTTCTTGAATGGTCGCCTTCATACATTCCCTGAATCTGAGGGATTGTTACATGGGATTCATCAATCACGATTAGAAAATCCTTTGGAAAATAGTCTATCAAGCAAAAGGGCCTTTCTCCTGGTTTTCTCCCGGAAAGATGCATTGAGTAATTTTCTATGCCTGGGCAATAACCGAGTTCTAACAGCATTTCGCAATCAAATAAGGTGCGCTGTAGTAAACGTTGTGCCTCAAGTAATTTTCCCTGTTTTTCAAATTCCGCAACCCTTTTTTCAAGTTCAATCTTTATATTTTTCACCGCCTCTTCAAGCCTTGGTCGGGTTGTGATAAAGTGTTTTGCCGGGAATATAATTACTTCATTCAACTCTTTTAATAAATTGCCAGTTAAAGGGTCAAAGATATAAATTTTCTCTATGAATTCATCAAAGAATTCTACTCTTATTGCATTTTTCTCATCGGCAGGGAATATGTCAATTACATCCCCGCGGACACGGAAAGTTCCCTGGGTGAATTGAATATCATTGCGCTTATATTGAATACCTACGAGTTGGTTGATTAATGATTCCCTACCTTTTTCAACTCCTTTTTTTAAGAATACAACGAGCTCTTTTACCTCATCTGGAGAACCAATATTATAAATACAGGAAACAGATGCAACTATTATGACATCATTTCTGGTTAAAAGTGAAGAGGTTGCCTTCAACCGGAGGCGTTCAATCTCTTCATTTATAGATGCATCTTTTTCTATATACAAATCACTTTCCGGAACATAAGCCTCAGGTTGATAATAATCATAATAAGAGATAAAATACTCAACTGCATTCTCCGGAAAGAAAGATTTGAATTCACTATATAACTGGGCGGCAAGGGATTTATTGTGCGATATGACAAGGGTCGGCTTTTGAACCTGTTCAATTACATTGGCAATCGTAAATGTTTTACCTGAACCAGTAACACCAAGCAAGGTTTGGAATCTGTATCCTGATTTGATGCCCTGGACTAATTTTTCAATTGCCTCAGGCTGGTCTCCGGCAGGTTTGAAGTTAGATATTAGTTTAAATTTCACGCTTCAAGATTTTAAATGACTTGGCAGGTAGAGACAGTCTTAGCTGTTGGGTTGCTACTGTCATTTTTTCCCCAGTCATAAGGTTCGTGTAAGTTCCGTTCCAGACTGGTAGGACGGTATAACTTTGGCTATCACCACTATTGATTATAACAATTATCCCACCACGATCATAGGCATAGACACGATTTATGTCATTTACATACAATGTATAGTAGTATTTATTGTTGAGAATTGGATTGTTTTTACGAATGGTTATTAATTTTTTTATCTCTTCAAATAAAGAACGGTTTTGTTTTTCGTATTCCCAGGGAAAACTGCCCATATTTAGAAATTGACCATCTTTCATTCCTACTTCGTCGCCGTATGTTAAAACTGGGGAACCACAGAAAGTGAAGAGAAAAGCATTGAGTAACAAAAGATTATCAATACTTGCTATGTTTGATATTCTAATGTTAAAATCACTCAAATCAATAAGGTTGGTAAGATTAATCTGTGAGGGCATGAAAAAGAGGATTTTTTTCAATTCGCTGTCGAATTCGCTGGTGGATATTTTATTATGGACGAAATAATTCATTATCAAATCGGCAATCTTTT
This portion of the candidate division WOR-3 bacterium genome encodes:
- the uvrB gene encoding excinuclease ABC subunit UvrB — translated: MKFKLISNFKPAGDQPEAIEKLVQGIKSGYRFQTLLGVTGSGKTFTIANVIEQVQKPTLVISHNKSLAAQLYSEFKSFFPENAVEYFISYYDYYQPEAYVPESDLYIEKDASINEEIERLRLKATSSLLTRNDVIIVASVSCIYNIGSPDEVKELVVFLKKGVEKGRESLINQLVGIQYKRNDIQFTQGTFRVRGDVIDIFPADEKNAIRVEFFDEFIEKIYIFDPLTGNLLKELNEVIIFPAKHFITTRPRLEEAVKNIKIELEKRVAEFEKQGKLLEAQRLLQRTLFDCEMLLELGYCPGIENYSMHLSGRKPGERPFCLIDYFPKDFLIVIDESHVTIPQIQGMYEGDHSRKLTLVEYGFRLPSALENRPLKFDEFESLINQAICISATPAEWEIKKSNNRIVEQIVRPTGIVDPQVVVKPASNQVDDLINEIQKHISNNERVLVTTLTKRMAEELAQYLNEIGIRVRYMHSEIDAIQRVEILRGLRLGEFDVLIGINLLREGLDLPEVGLVAILDADREGFLRSERSLIQTAGRAARNVRSEVILYADETTDSMKRALSEMERRRNKQIEYNRIHNITPRSIVKTKEEILKATSVADRLLSEDKKEEESFEEIERLYKEMADAVSLMEFEKAAELRDKIKEIKKKMEISERRYNKKIRNF